The proteins below come from a single Corvus hawaiiensis isolate bCorHaw1 chromosome 20, bCorHaw1.pri.cur, whole genome shotgun sequence genomic window:
- the PRKRIP1 gene encoding PRKR-interacting protein 1 produces MAAPSAPRPPRPRKEPQPLVIPRSAAEEQRLRLERLMRNPEKTVPIPEKLNEWAPRPPPEFVRDVMGSSAGAGSGEFHVYRHLRRREYQRQDFMDAMAEKQRLDEEFQKKLERNKMIAEEQTAKRRRKRQKLKEKKLQAKKNKLEQKKQEKEPGQSQEQGSSEDDEEDSKEEEEKEDDAEEPSFVMGRG; encoded by the exons ATGGCGGCGCCCtcggccccgcggccgccccggccccgcaaGGAGCCGCAGCCGCTCGTCATCCCCCGGAGCGCGGCCGAGGAGCAGCGCCTCCGCCTCGAGCGCCTCATGAGGAACCCG GAAAAGACTGTACCAATTCCTGAAAAACTGAATGAATGGGCACCACGACCTCCCCCGGAGTTCGTTAGAGATGTCATGG GTTCCAGTGCCGGAGCTGGGAGTGGGGAATTCCATGTGTACCGGCATCTCCGTCGGCGAGAGTACCAGAGGCAAGATTTCATGGATGCCATGGCTGAGAAG CAAAGACTAGATGAGGAATTCCAGAAGAAACTGGAGAGGAATAAGATGATTGCAGAAGAGCAAACAGCAAAACGCAGAAGGAAGCG ccagaaattaaaagagaagaaactgcaagctaagaaaaataaacttgaacaaaagaagcaggaaaaag AACCTGGTCAATCCCAAGAGCAAGGCAGCAGCGAGGATGACGAAGAGGATagcaaggaggaggaagagaaggaagatgaTGCTGAAGAGCCAAGTTTTGTGATGGGAAGAGGATGA